One part of the Arabidopsis thaliana chromosome 4, partial sequence genome encodes these proteins:
- the MSRB5 gene encoding methionine sulfoxide reductase B5 (methionine sulfoxide reductase B5 (MSRB5); FUNCTIONS IN: peptide-methionine-(S)-S-oxide reductase activity; INVOLVED IN: oxidation reduction; LOCATED IN: cytosol; EXPRESSED IN: 24 plant structures; EXPRESSED DURING: 14 growth stages; CONTAINS InterPro DOMAIN/s: Methionine sulphoxide reductase B (InterPro:IPR002579), Mss4-like (InterPro:IPR011057); BEST Arabidopsis thaliana protein match is: methionine sulfoxide reductase B4 (TAIR:AT4G04810.1); Has 8417 Blast hits to 8406 proteins in 2250 species: Archae - 78; Bacteria - 4939; Metazoa - 269; Fungi - 135; Plants - 208; Viruses - 1; Other Eukaryotes - 2787 (source: NCBI BLink).), with translation MAASPLVVQKTEEEWRAVLSPEQFRILRQKGTEKPGTGEYDKFFEEGIFDCVGCKTPLYKSTTKFDSGCGWPAFFEGLPGAINRTPDPDGRRTEITCAACDGHLGHVFKGEGYGNPTDERHCVNSVSISFNPAKSSSII, from the exons ATGGCGGCTTCTCCGTTGGTGGTtcagaaaacagaggaggagTGGCGTGCGGTTCTTTCTCCGGAGCAGTTTCGTATTCTTCGTCAAAAAGGCACTGA aaagcCAGGAACTGGAGAATATGACAAGTTTTTCGAGGAAGGAATCTTCGATTGCGTAGGATGCAAGACTCCTCTTTATAAATCAACCACGAAGTTCGATTCCGGATGTGGCTGGCCAGCTTTCTTTGAAGGACTCCCTGGTGCCATAAACCGAACC CCTGATCCAGATGGGAGAAGAACTGAGATCACTTGTGCTGCGTGCGATGGACATTTAGGCCATGTTTTCAAAGGAGAAGGTTACGGTAATCCAACCGATGAACGTCATTGCGTTAACAGTGTTTCGATCAGTTTTAACCCGGCAAAATCTTCCTCTATAATCTGA
- a CDS encoding Tetratricopeptide repeat (TPR)-like superfamily protein, which translates to MFGAFDRVAKEMSVTEYNAMIGVYLEHAEKSNDLDYALGHIEKAFELLKSMRDRGFLIEERVYGPLLGYLIGMDMVDEFHSFKDVIREASPGSVERLGYYEMLLWIHLGDGEKIEELCSTIDGDNGESLSVLQENYLLALCKKDQKYHLERLLEIVDITKVRSSDLLANIFEYLGRFSLDSVASRFLWELRESDEGVKNVSDLISIYSTCTPNPTVEDTILKFNKMHEELDVMPSSTSYEKLVKYSCDSNEVVTALDVVEKMGEAGLMISADILHSLLHAIDEVLEFDLVRRIHSIMCTKSVKPNTENFRSIIRLCTRIKDFEGAYNMLGNLKNFNLEPNSSMFNCILAGYFREKNVSSALMVVKQMKEAGVKPDSITFGYLINNCTQEDAITKYYEEMKQAGVQATKRIYMSLIDAYAASGKFEKAKQVLVDPDVPAINQNELKSVLISALASRGKWADALHIYEEMRKAECHVDPKSIISLIEYSDSKGELSTLVQLADDLQDDTSWIDGFFRMILFAVRNKKSSDIVDLLKRNKVRLLKKGIPVEAHFDEVFWAIAETEPSKVHLGMDLLRFMKDELGFVPSRKCLDFLLHACVNAKDLEHGLLVWKEYQSAAFPCNVLSFLRMYQVLLAAGDSEGAKALVSKIPKDDKDVQHIIEESQSAFSQAPNKKKPKKKMIVLSTK; encoded by the exons ATGTTTGGTGCTTTTGATAGAGTAGCTAAAGAGATGAGTGTGACAGAGTACAATGCAATGATTGGTGTTTACTTAGAGCATGCTGAGAAAAGCAATGATCTAGATTATGCTCTTGGCCATATTGAGAAGGCTTTTGAGCTTTTGAAATCTATGAGAGATCGTGGATTTTTGATTGAAGAAAGAGTTTATGGTCCTCTTCTTGGTTATTTGATTGGTATGGATATGGTAGATGAGTTTCATAGTTTCAAGGATGTGATTAGGGAGGCTAGTCCCGGTTCCGTTGAGAGACTTGGTTACTATGAAATGCTTCTTTGGATCCATCTTGGTGATGGAGAGAAGATTGAGGAACTTTGCAGTACAATTGATGGTGATAACGGTGAAAGCTTATCAGTCTTGCAAG aaaattatcTGCTTGCACTATGTAAAAAAGACCAAAAGTACCATCTTGAGAGGCTCTTAGAGATTGTAGACATAACAAAAGTTCGTTCGTCGGACCTATTGGCAAACATATTTGAATATCTTGGGAGGTTTTCATTGGATTCTGTTGCGAGTAGATTCCTTTGGGAGCTAAGAGAAAGTG ATGAAGGAGTGAAGAACGTTTCTGATCTCATCTCTATCTATTCTACTTGCACCCCAAATCCAACG GTTGAGGATACAatcttaaaatttaacaagATGCATGAAGAACTTGATGTTATGCCTTCATCTACATCGTACGAAAAGCTTGTTAAGTATAGCTGTGACTCGAATGAG GTAGTCACTGCTCTTGATGTAGTTGAAAAAATGGGTGAAGCAGGTTTGATGATATCCGCAGATATCCTACATTCATTGTTACATGCCATTGATGAAGTTCTTGAGTTTGATTTG GTGCGAAGAATCCATTCAATTATGTGCACAAAGAGTGTGAAACCTAATACTGAGAACTTCCGGAGCATTATACGTTTGTGCACAAGAATCAAAGAT TTTGAAGGTGCATATAATATGCTTGGTAATTTAAAGAACTTCAATTTGGAACCAAACTCTAGCATGTTCAATTGTATATTGGCTGGATATTTTAGGGAG aaaaatgtgaGTAGTGCGTTAATGGTCGTCAAGCAAATGAAGGAAGCTGGCGTTAAACCTGATTCCATAACTTTTGGTTATCTAATAAACAACTGTACCCAGGAGGACGCTATTACTAAG TACTATGAGGAGATGAAGCAAGCAGGAGTTCAAGCTACTAAGCGAATTTACATGTCCCTGATAGATGCATATGCAGCATCTGGGAAGTTTGAGAAGGCGAAACAG GTGCTCGTAGATCCAGATGTTCCGGctataaaccaaaatgaaCTGAAAAGTGTGCTTATTTCGGCTCTTGCATCACGTGGAAAATGGGCAGATGccttacatatatatgaagaaatgAGGAAAGCCGAATGCCACGTAGACCCGAAATCGATTATATCTCTTATA GAATACTCTGATTCAAAGGGAGAGTTAAGTACGCTAGTTCAACTGGCTGATGACCTACAAGATGATACTAGTTGGATCGACGGTTTCTTCAGAATGATTTTGTTCGCTGTCCGCAATAAAAAGTCAAG CGATATTGTTGATCTGCTGAAACGGAACAAGGTCCGGTTGTTAAAGAAAGGCATACCTGTGGAAGCTCATTTTGACgag GTGTTTTGGGCAATCGCAGAGACAGAGCCATCCAAAGTGCATCTAGGAATGGATTTGCTAAGATTTATGAAAGATGAGCTCGGGTTTGTTCCTTCAAGAAAATGTCTAGATTTTCTCTTACATGCATGTGTTAATGCCAAGGACCTGGAGCACGGTCTATTGGTGTGGAAAGAGTACCAATCTGCAGCATTCCCTTGCAACGTCCTGAGCTTTCTGAG
- a CDS encoding Tetratricopeptide repeat (TPR)-like superfamily protein (Tetratricopeptide repeat (TPR)-like superfamily protein; CONTAINS InterPro DOMAIN/s: Pentatricopeptide repeat (InterPro:IPR002885); BEST Arabidopsis thaliana protein match is: Pentatricopeptide repeat (PPR) superfamily protein (TAIR:AT4G21880.1); Has 18394 Blast hits to 8942 proteins in 249 species: Archae - 4; Bacteria - 29; Metazoa - 171; Fungi - 191; Plants - 17461; Viruses - 0; Other Eukaryotes - 538 (source: NCBI BLink).), whose product MVVSKVNKSLLSSVFKSRIRPTGESSIASGNKDIAGTSQAVKDLLSSKNSSSDLEEASLQDRVSKLLHVTTSDKSSLEKNLFLKIPSFTTKIPYDISLRTKELSRERKERRVYKQNGLSRRFAKIFRDSAQKLGTEAMFGAFDRVAKEMSVTEYNAMIGVYLEHAEKSNDLDYALGHIEKAFELLKSMRDRGFLIEERVYGPLLGYLIGMDMVDEFHSFKDVIREASPGSVERLGYYEMLLWIHLGDGEKIEELCSTIDGDNGESLSVLQENYLLALCKKDQKYHLERLLEIVDITKVRSSDLLANIFEYLGRFSLDSVASRFLWELRESDEGVKNVSDLISIYSTCTPNPTVEDTILKFNKMHEELDVMPSSTSYEKLVKYSCDSNEVVTALDVVEKMGEAGLMISADILHSLLHAIDEVLEFDLVRRIHSIMCTKSVKPNTENFRSIIRLCTRIKDFEGAYNMLGNLKNFNLEPNSSMFNCILAGYFREKNVSSALMVVKQMKEAGVKPDSITFGYLINNCTQEDAITKYYEEMKQAGVQATKRIYMSLIDAYAASGKFEKAKQVLVDPDVPAINQNELKSVLISALASRGKWADALHIYEEMRKAECHVDPKSIISLIEYSDSKGELSTLVQLADDLQDDTSWIDGFFRMILFAVRNKKSSDIVDLLKRNKVRLLKKGIPVEAHFDEVFWAIAETEPSKVHLGMDLLRFMKDELGFVPSRKCLDFLLHACVNAKDLEHGLLVWKEYQSAAFPCNVLSFLRMYQVLLAAGDSEGAKALVSKIPKDDKDVQHIIEESQSAFSQAPNKKKPKKKMIVLSTK is encoded by the exons ATGGTTGTCTCAAAGGTTAACAAAAGCTTATTAAGTTCAGTCTTCAAATCCCGTATTAGACCCACCGGCGAATCTTCAATTGCTTCCGGCAACAAAGACATCGCCGGAACTTCTCAAGCTGTCAAAGATCTTCTCTCTTCCAAAAACTCTTCCTCAG ATCTTGAGGAAGCATCATTACAAGATCGAGTATCGAAATTGTTACATG TAACAACATCAGATAAAAGCtctttggagaagaacttatttttaaagataCCAAGTTTCACCACTAAGATCCCTTATGATATTTCGTTAAGAACGAAAGAGTTGTCTCGTGAAAGGAAAGAGAGACGTGTTTACAAGCAGAACGGTCTGTCACGGCGTTTCGCTAAGATATTTAGAGACTCTGCTCAGAAATTAGGCACTGAGGCTATGTTTGGTGCTTTTGATAGAGTAGCTAAAGAGATGAGTGTGACAGAGTACAATGCAATGATTGGTGTTTACTTAGAGCATGCTGAGAAAAGCAATGATCTAGATTATGCTCTTGGCCATATTGAGAAGGCTTTTGAGCTTTTGAAATCTATGAGAGATCGTGGATTTTTGATTGAAGAAAGAGTTTATGGTCCTCTTCTTGGTTATTTGATTGGTATGGATATGGTAGATGAGTTTCATAGTTTCAAGGATGTGATTAGGGAGGCTAGTCCCGGTTCCGTTGAGAGACTTGGTTACTATGAAATGCTTCTTTGGATCCATCTTGGTGATGGAGAGAAGATTGAGGAACTTTGCAGTACAATTGATGGTGATAACGGTGAAAGCTTATCAGTCTTGCAAG aaaattatcTGCTTGCACTATGTAAAAAAGACCAAAAGTACCATCTTGAGAGGCTCTTAGAGATTGTAGACATAACAAAAGTTCGTTCGTCGGACCTATTGGCAAACATATTTGAATATCTTGGGAGGTTTTCATTGGATTCTGTTGCGAGTAGATTCCTTTGGGAGCTAAGAGAAAGTG ATGAAGGAGTGAAGAACGTTTCTGATCTCATCTCTATCTATTCTACTTGCACCCCAAATCCAACG GTTGAGGATACAatcttaaaatttaacaagATGCATGAAGAACTTGATGTTATGCCTTCATCTACATCGTACGAAAAGCTTGTTAAGTATAGCTGTGACTCGAATGAG GTAGTCACTGCTCTTGATGTAGTTGAAAAAATGGGTGAAGCAGGTTTGATGATATCCGCAGATATCCTACATTCATTGTTACATGCCATTGATGAAGTTCTTGAGTTTGATTTG GTGCGAAGAATCCATTCAATTATGTGCACAAAGAGTGTGAAACCTAATACTGAGAACTTCCGGAGCATTATACGTTTGTGCACAAGAATCAAAGAT TTTGAAGGTGCATATAATATGCTTGGTAATTTAAAGAACTTCAATTTGGAACCAAACTCTAGCATGTTCAATTGTATATTGGCTGGATATTTTAGGGAG aaaaatgtgaGTAGTGCGTTAATGGTCGTCAAGCAAATGAAGGAAGCTGGCGTTAAACCTGATTCCATAACTTTTGGTTATCTAATAAACAACTGTACCCAGGAGGACGCTATTACTAAG TACTATGAGGAGATGAAGCAAGCAGGAGTTCAAGCTACTAAGCGAATTTACATGTCCCTGATAGATGCATATGCAGCATCTGGGAAGTTTGAGAAGGCGAAACAG GTGCTCGTAGATCCAGATGTTCCGGctataaaccaaaatgaaCTGAAAAGTGTGCTTATTTCGGCTCTTGCATCACGTGGAAAATGGGCAGATGccttacatatatatgaagaaatgAGGAAAGCCGAATGCCACGTAGACCCGAAATCGATTATATCTCTTATA GAATACTCTGATTCAAAGGGAGAGTTAAGTACGCTAGTTCAACTGGCTGATGACCTACAAGATGATACTAGTTGGATCGACGGTTTCTTCAGAATGATTTTGTTCGCTGTCCGCAATAAAAAGTCAAG CGATATTGTTGATCTGCTGAAACGGAACAAGGTCCGGTTGTTAAAGAAAGGCATACCTGTGGAAGCTCATTTTGACgag GTGTTTTGGGCAATCGCAGAGACAGAGCCATCCAAAGTGCATCTAGGAATGGATTTGCTAAGATTTATGAAAGATGAGCTCGGGTTTGTTCCTTCAAGAAAATGTCTAGATTTTCTCTTACATGCATGTGTTAATGCCAAGGACCTGGAGCACGGTCTATTGGTGTGGAAAGAGTACCAATCTGCAGCATTCCCTTGCAACGTCCTGAGCTTTCTGAG
- the MSRB4 gene encoding methionine sulfoxide reductase B4 (methionine sulfoxide reductase B4 (MSRB4); FUNCTIONS IN: peptide-methionine-(S)-S-oxide reductase activity; INVOLVED IN: oxidation reduction; LOCATED IN: cytosol; EXPRESSED IN: root; CONTAINS InterPro DOMAIN/s: Methionine sulphoxide reductase B (InterPro:IPR002579), Mss4-like (InterPro:IPR011057); BEST Arabidopsis thaliana protein match is: methionine sulfoxide reductase B5 (TAIR:AT4G04830.1); Has 8356 Blast hits to 8353 proteins in 2248 species: Archae - 76; Bacteria - 4937; Metazoa - 263; Fungi - 135; Plants - 208; Viruses - 1; Other Eukaryotes - 2736 (source: NCBI BLink).) has product MADLVTVVKKTEEEWRAVLSPEQFRILRQKGTETPGTEEYDKFFEEGIFSCIGCKTPLYKSTTKFDAGCGWPAFFEGLPGAINRAPDPDGRRTEITCAVCDGHLGHVHKGEGYSTPTDERLCVNSVSINFNPAKPSSIT; this is encoded by the exons ATGGCGGATCTTGTGACGGTggttaaaaaaacagaggaggagtGGCGTGCAGTTCTTTCTCCTGAACAGTTTCGGATTCTCCGTCAAAAGGGCACTGA aaCGCCGGGAACAGAAGAATATGACAAGTTCTTTGAGGAAGGAATCTTCAGCTGCATCGGATGCAAAACTCCTCTTTATAAATCCACCACGAAGTTTGACGCCGGATGCGGCTGGCCAGCTTTCTTTGAAGGACTCCCCGGTGCCATTAACCGAGCC CCTGATCCAGATGGGAGAAGAACTGAGATCACTTGTGCCGTATGTGATGGACATTTAGGCCATGTTCATAAAGGTGAAGGTTATAGTACTCCAACCGATGAACGCCTTTGTGTTAACAGCGTTTCGATCAATTTTAACCCGGCCAAACCTTCCTCTATAACCTGA
- the MSRB5 gene encoding methionine sulfoxide reductase B5 (methionine sulfoxide reductase B5 (MSRB5); FUNCTIONS IN: peptide-methionine-(S)-S-oxide reductase activity; INVOLVED IN: oxidation reduction; LOCATED IN: cytosol; EXPRESSED IN: 24 plant structures; EXPRESSED DURING: 14 growth stages; CONTAINS InterPro DOMAIN/s: Methionine sulphoxide reductase B (InterPro:IPR002579), Mss4-like (InterPro:IPR011057); BEST Arabidopsis thaliana protein match is: methionine sulfoxide reductase B4 (TAIR:AT4G04810.1).) has protein sequence MAASPLVVQKTEEEWRAVLSPEQKPGTGEYDKFFEEGIFDCVGCKTPLYKSTTKFDSGCGWPAFFEGLPGAINRTPDPDGRRTEITCAACDGHLGHVFKGEGYGNPTDERHCVNSVSISFNPAKSSSII, from the exons ATGGCGGCTTCTCCGTTGGTGGTtcagaaaacagaggaggagTGGCGTGCGGTTCTTTCTCCGGAGCA aaagcCAGGAACTGGAGAATATGACAAGTTTTTCGAGGAAGGAATCTTCGATTGCGTAGGATGCAAGACTCCTCTTTATAAATCAACCACGAAGTTCGATTCCGGATGTGGCTGGCCAGCTTTCTTTGAAGGACTCCCTGGTGCCATAAACCGAACC CCTGATCCAGATGGGAGAAGAACTGAGATCACTTGTGCTGCGTGCGATGGACATTTAGGCCATGTTTTCAAAGGAGAAGGTTACGGTAATCCAACCGATGAACGTCATTGCGTTAACAGTGTTTCGATCAGTTTTAACCCGGCAAAATCTTCCTCTATAATCTGA
- the MSRB3 gene encoding methionine sulfoxide reductase B3 (methionine sulfoxide reductase B3 (MSRB3); FUNCTIONS IN: peptide-methionine-(S)-S-oxide reductase activity; INVOLVED IN: oxidation reduction; LOCATED IN: nucleus; EXPRESSED IN: 23 plant structures; EXPRESSED DURING: 15 growth stages; CONTAINS InterPro DOMAIN/s: Methionine sulphoxide reductase B (InterPro:IPR002579), Mss4-like (InterPro:IPR011057); BEST Arabidopsis thaliana protein match is: methionine sulfoxide reductase B 2 (TAIR:AT4G21860.3); Has 30201 Blast hits to 17322 proteins in 780 species: Archae - 12; Bacteria - 1396; Metazoa - 17338; Fungi - 3422; Plants - 5037; Viruses - 0; Other Eukaryotes - 2996 (source: NCBI BLink).) yields MNIVNSKILFLSFTLLLLLQSSIVESDSICLSSGVASTVAMAAPGSVQKGDEEWRAILSPEQFRILRQKGTEYPGTGEYVNFDKEGVYGCVGCNAPLYKSTTKFNAGCGWPAFFEGIPGAITRTTDPDGRRIEINCATCGGHLGHVFKGEGFATPTDERHCVNSVSLKFTPAASSL; encoded by the exons atGAACATCGTCAATTCAAAGATTCTCTTTTTATCATTCAcgctacttcttcttcttcaatcgtCAATCGTTGAATCCGATTCGATTTGCCTCTCTTCCGGCGTAGCTTCGACGGTGGCAATGGCGGCTCCGGGATCGGTTCagaaaggagatgaagagTGGCGTGCGATTCTTTCACCTGAACAGTTTCGGATTCTTCGTCAAAAGGGCACTGA ATATCCAGGAACAGGGGAATATGTCAACTTCGACAAGGAAGGAGTTTACGGTTGTGTAGGATGCAATGCTCCTCTTTATAAATCCACCACAAAGTTCAACGCTGGTTGTGGCTGGCCAGCTTTCTTTGAAGGAATCCCCGGTGCCATTACCCGAACG ACAGACCCAGATGGGAGAAGAATAGAGATCAACTGTGCAACATGTGGTGGACATCTTGGTCATGTTTTCAAAGGAGAAGGTTTCGCTACTCCAACCGATGAACGCCATTGCGTGAACAGCGTTTCGCTTAAGTTCACACCCGCAGCGTCTTCCTTGTAA
- a CDS encoding Tetratricopeptide repeat (TPR)-like superfamily protein translates to MVVSKVNKSLLSSVFKSRIRPTGESSIASGNKDIAGTSQAVKDLLSSKNSSSDLEEASLQDRVSKLLHDKSSLEKNLFLKIPSFTTKIPYDISLRTKELSRERKERRVYKQNGLSRRFAKIFRDSAQKLGTEAMFGAFDRVAKEMSVTEYNAMIGVYLEHAEKSNDLDYALGHIEKAFELLKSMRDRGFLIEERVYGPLLGYLIGMDMVDEFHSFKDVIREASPGSVERLGYYEMLLWIHLGDGEKIEELCSTIDGDNGESLSVLQENYLLALCKKDQKYHLERLLEIVDITKVRSSDLLANIFEYLGRFSLDSVASRFLWELRESDEGVKNVSDLISIYSTCTPNPTVEDTILKFNKMHEELDVMPSSTSYEKLVKYSCDSNEVVTALDVVEKMGEAGLMISADILHSLLHAIDEVLEFDLVRRIHSIMCTKSVKPNTENFRSIIRLCTRIKDFEGAYNMLGNLKNFNLEPNSSMFNCILAGYFREKNVSSALMVVKQMKEAGVKPDSITFGYLINNCTQEDAITKYYEEMKQAGVQATKRIYMSLIDAYAASGKFEKAKQVLVDPDVPAINQNELKSVLISALASRGKWADALHIYEEMRKAECHVDPKSIISLIEYSDSKGELSTLVQLADDLQDDTSWIDGFFRMILFAVRNKKSSDIVDLLKRNKVRLLKKGIPVEAHFDEVFWAIAETEPSKVHLGMDLLRFMKDELGFVPSRKCLDFLLHACVNAKDLEHGLLVWKEYQSAAFPCNVLSFLRMYQVLLAAGDSEGAKALVSKIPKDDKDVQHIIEESQSAFSQAPNKKKPKKKMIVLSTK, encoded by the exons ATGGTTGTCTCAAAGGTTAACAAAAGCTTATTAAGTTCAGTCTTCAAATCCCGTATTAGACCCACCGGCGAATCTTCAATTGCTTCCGGCAACAAAGACATCGCCGGAACTTCTCAAGCTGTCAAAGATCTTCTCTCTTCCAAAAACTCTTCCTCAG ATCTTGAGGAAGCATCATTACAAGATCGAGTATCGAAATTGTTACATG ATAAAAGCtctttggagaagaacttatttttaaagataCCAAGTTTCACCACTAAGATCCCTTATGATATTTCGTTAAGAACGAAAGAGTTGTCTCGTGAAAGGAAAGAGAGACGTGTTTACAAGCAGAACGGTCTGTCACGGCGTTTCGCTAAGATATTTAGAGACTCTGCTCAGAAATTAGGCACTGAGGCTATGTTTGGTGCTTTTGATAGAGTAGCTAAAGAGATGAGTGTGACAGAGTACAATGCAATGATTGGTGTTTACTTAGAGCATGCTGAGAAAAGCAATGATCTAGATTATGCTCTTGGCCATATTGAGAAGGCTTTTGAGCTTTTGAAATCTATGAGAGATCGTGGATTTTTGATTGAAGAAAGAGTTTATGGTCCTCTTCTTGGTTATTTGATTGGTATGGATATGGTAGATGAGTTTCATAGTTTCAAGGATGTGATTAGGGAGGCTAGTCCCGGTTCCGTTGAGAGACTTGGTTACTATGAAATGCTTCTTTGGATCCATCTTGGTGATGGAGAGAAGATTGAGGAACTTTGCAGTACAATTGATGGTGATAACGGTGAAAGCTTATCAGTCTTGCAAG aaaattatcTGCTTGCACTATGTAAAAAAGACCAAAAGTACCATCTTGAGAGGCTCTTAGAGATTGTAGACATAACAAAAGTTCGTTCGTCGGACCTATTGGCAAACATATTTGAATATCTTGGGAGGTTTTCATTGGATTCTGTTGCGAGTAGATTCCTTTGGGAGCTAAGAGAAAGTG ATGAAGGAGTGAAGAACGTTTCTGATCTCATCTCTATCTATTCTACTTGCACCCCAAATCCAACG GTTGAGGATACAatcttaaaatttaacaagATGCATGAAGAACTTGATGTTATGCCTTCATCTACATCGTACGAAAAGCTTGTTAAGTATAGCTGTGACTCGAATGAG GTAGTCACTGCTCTTGATGTAGTTGAAAAAATGGGTGAAGCAGGTTTGATGATATCCGCAGATATCCTACATTCATTGTTACATGCCATTGATGAAGTTCTTGAGTTTGATTTG GTGCGAAGAATCCATTCAATTATGTGCACAAAGAGTGTGAAACCTAATACTGAGAACTTCCGGAGCATTATACGTTTGTGCACAAGAATCAAAGAT TTTGAAGGTGCATATAATATGCTTGGTAATTTAAAGAACTTCAATTTGGAACCAAACTCTAGCATGTTCAATTGTATATTGGCTGGATATTTTAGGGAG aaaaatgtgaGTAGTGCGTTAATGGTCGTCAAGCAAATGAAGGAAGCTGGCGTTAAACCTGATTCCATAACTTTTGGTTATCTAATAAACAACTGTACCCAGGAGGACGCTATTACTAAG TACTATGAGGAGATGAAGCAAGCAGGAGTTCAAGCTACTAAGCGAATTTACATGTCCCTGATAGATGCATATGCAGCATCTGGGAAGTTTGAGAAGGCGAAACAG GTGCTCGTAGATCCAGATGTTCCGGctataaaccaaaatgaaCTGAAAAGTGTGCTTATTTCGGCTCTTGCATCACGTGGAAAATGGGCAGATGccttacatatatatgaagaaatgAGGAAAGCCGAATGCCACGTAGACCCGAAATCGATTATATCTCTTATA GAATACTCTGATTCAAAGGGAGAGTTAAGTACGCTAGTTCAACTGGCTGATGACCTACAAGATGATACTAGTTGGATCGACGGTTTCTTCAGAATGATTTTGTTCGCTGTCCGCAATAAAAAGTCAAG CGATATTGTTGATCTGCTGAAACGGAACAAGGTCCGGTTGTTAAAGAAAGGCATACCTGTGGAAGCTCATTTTGACgag GTGTTTTGGGCAATCGCAGAGACAGAGCCATCCAAAGTGCATCTAGGAATGGATTTGCTAAGATTTATGAAAGATGAGCTCGGGTTTGTTCCTTCAAGAAAATGTCTAGATTTTCTCTTACATGCATGTGTTAATGCCAAGGACCTGGAGCACGGTCTATTGGTGTGGAAAGAGTACCAATCTGCAGCATTCCCTTGCAACGTCCTGAGCTTTCTGAG
- the MSRB4 gene encoding methionine sulfoxide reductase B4: protein MADLVTVVKKTEEEWRAVLSPEQFRILRQKGTETPGTEEYDKFFEEGIFSCIGCKTPLYKSTTKFDAGCGWPAFFEGLPGAINRAVKIIFCMFNLVYFHDYWLVKHSSFCLI from the exons ATGGCGGATCTTGTGACGGTggttaaaaaaacagaggaggagtGGCGTGCAGTTCTTTCTCCTGAACAGTTTCGGATTCTCCGTCAAAAGGGCACTGA aaCGCCGGGAACAGAAGAATATGACAAGTTCTTTGAGGAAGGAATCTTCAGCTGCATCGGATGCAAAACTCCTCTTTATAAATCCACCACGAAGTTTGACGCCGGATGCGGCTGGCCAGCTTTCTTTGAAGGACTCCCCGGTGCCATTAACCGAGCCGTAAAGATTATCTTTTGTATgtttaatttagtttattttcatGACTACTGGTTAGTaaaacattcttctttttgcttgATTTGA